The following coding sequences are from one Pseudonocardia sp. EC080619-01 window:
- a CDS encoding NDMA-dependent alcohol dehydrogenase produces the protein MGHTRGAVVRSVPGKFEVVDLELDDPRAGEIEVKMVASGLCHSDDHIATGDIPVGVYPFAGGHEGSGIVTRAGANKKGLKEGDHVVFSFLPSCGHCRWCASGMQNLCDLGAGLLAGTRWGEDSTRIKLADDGTPVGQMCGISTFCETTVVSEDSCVKIPDDIPLEVACLVGCGVGTGWGSAVNAGGVQPGNTTIVMGIGGIGINAVQGASHAGASNIIAVDPVALKREKAQQLGATHAVESMEEATELAQQFTNGQGADQTIITVGVVKPEHVGQAMASIRKAGTVVVTALGDINSTEQLPVSLADVTLFQKRIQGAMFGMSNPNWDILRQLDLYRSGALKLDELVTKTYSLDQVANAYEDMHAGANIRGVIRF, from the coding sequence GTGGGACACACCCGCGGAGCCGTGGTCCGGAGCGTGCCGGGCAAGTTCGAGGTCGTGGATCTGGAGCTCGACGACCCCCGCGCGGGCGAGATCGAGGTGAAGATGGTGGCGTCGGGCCTGTGCCACTCCGACGACCACATCGCGACCGGTGACATCCCGGTCGGGGTCTACCCGTTCGCCGGCGGCCACGAGGGCTCCGGCATCGTCACCCGTGCCGGCGCGAACAAGAAGGGCCTCAAGGAGGGCGACCACGTCGTCTTCTCCTTCCTCCCGTCCTGTGGGCACTGTCGCTGGTGTGCCAGCGGCATGCAGAACCTGTGCGACCTCGGTGCGGGCCTGCTGGCCGGCACGCGCTGGGGCGAGGACTCCACCCGGATCAAGCTGGCCGACGACGGCACCCCCGTCGGCCAGATGTGCGGCATCTCGACGTTCTGCGAGACCACGGTGGTCTCGGAGGACTCCTGCGTGAAGATCCCCGACGACATCCCGCTCGAGGTCGCCTGCCTGGTCGGCTGCGGCGTCGGCACCGGCTGGGGCTCGGCGGTCAATGCCGGCGGTGTCCAGCCGGGCAACACCACGATCGTCATGGGCATCGGTGGCATCGGCATCAACGCCGTGCAGGGCGCCTCGCACGCCGGCGCCTCCAACATCATCGCCGTCGACCCGGTGGCGCTGAAGCGGGAGAAGGCCCAGCAGCTCGGCGCGACGCACGCGGTCGAGTCCATGGAGGAGGCCACCGAGCTCGCCCAGCAGTTCACCAACGGGCAGGGCGCCGACCAGACGATCATCACCGTCGGCGTGGTGAAGCCGGAGCACGTCGGACAGGCGATGGCGTCGATCCGCAAGGCGGGCACCGTCGTCGTCACCGCGCTCGGGGACATCAACTCCACCGAGCAGCTGCCGGTCTCGCTGGCCGACGTCACCCTGTTCCAGAAGCGGATCCAGGGCGCGATGTTCGGCATGTCCAACCCGAACTGGGACATCCTGCGGCAGCTGGACCTCTACCGCTCCGGCGCGCTGAAGCTCGACGAGCTGGTCACCAAGACCTACTCGCTCGACCAGGTCGCGAACGCCTACGAGGACATGCACGCCGGCGCGAACATCCGGGGCGTCATCCGCTTCTGA
- a CDS encoding dipeptidase → MDDLLLLDGHNDLPWALRTLDGPGPDLAAGDPRLHTDLPRLRAGRVGAQFWSVYVPGEFAADDAVTAVLQQVDQVYRLVAQHGDALAFAGSADEVEQVVAGGRLASLMGAEGGHCIANSLAVLRMLRTLGVRYLTLTHNLNNDWADSATDTPVHGGLTAFGREVVAEMNRIGMIVDLSHVADTTMRDALAVTDRPVLFTHSGARAVTDHPRNVPADVLESLRGNGGVCMATFVPRFVSAAVTAWDERLLDAMTAAGLDHRDLDARARFAAAWDGPPAPRATLDDVVAHVEHLREAAGIDHVGIGGDFDGTADLPDGLADVAAYPRLFDALADRGWSREDLDKLAGRNALRVLRAADDAGVSS, encoded by the coding sequence GTGGACGATCTCCTGCTGCTCGACGGGCACAACGACCTGCCGTGGGCGCTGCGGACGCTGGACGGGCCCGGACCCGATCTCGCCGCCGGTGACCCGCGGCTGCACACCGACCTGCCCCGGCTGCGTGCCGGCCGGGTGGGTGCCCAGTTCTGGTCGGTCTACGTGCCCGGCGAGTTCGCCGCCGACGACGCCGTCACCGCCGTCCTGCAGCAGGTCGACCAGGTGTACCGGCTGGTCGCGCAGCACGGCGACGCACTCGCGTTCGCGGGGTCCGCCGACGAGGTGGAGCAGGTCGTCGCCGGCGGCAGGCTCGCGTCGCTCATGGGTGCCGAGGGCGGGCACTGCATCGCGAACTCGCTCGCGGTGCTGCGGATGCTCCGCACGCTCGGGGTCCGCTACCTGACGCTCACCCACAACCTGAACAACGACTGGGCCGACTCCGCGACCGACACCCCGGTGCACGGCGGGCTGACGGCGTTCGGCCGCGAGGTCGTCGCCGAGATGAACCGGATCGGCATGATCGTCGACCTGTCGCACGTCGCCGACACGACGATGCGCGACGCGCTGGCCGTCACCGACCGGCCGGTGCTGTTCACCCACTCCGGCGCCCGCGCGGTCACCGACCACCCGCGCAACGTGCCCGCCGACGTCCTGGAGTCGCTGCGCGGCAACGGCGGCGTCTGCATGGCGACGTTCGTCCCGCGGTTCGTGTCGGCCGCCGTCACCGCGTGGGACGAGCGCCTCCTCGACGCGATGACCGCCGCCGGACTCGACCACCGCGACCTCGACGCGCGGGCGCGGTTCGCCGCGGCCTGGGACGGGCCGCCGGCGCCGCGGGCGACCCTGGACGACGTCGTCGCGCACGTCGAGCACCTGCGCGAGGCCGCGGGGATCGACCACGTCGGCATCGGTGGCGACTTCGACGGCACCGCCGACCTGCCCGACGGCCTGGCTGACGTCGCCGCCTACCCGCGCCTGTTCGACGCGCTCGCCGACCGCGGCTGGTCCCGGGAGGACCTGGACAAGCTGGCGGGGCGCAACGCGTTGCGGGTGCTGCGGGCCGCCGACGACGCGGGAGTGTCCTCCTAG
- a CDS encoding GDSL-type esterase/lipase family protein, which translates to MPERRSLPVRVRALLREARSLPTILLLALIAVVGVPLVIMVTPEKHVEVFGQDVGVGARVPPLSLSGPAQIVQLGNAEFDLTRVEVYGPIRPRLSIGPLKRPADNGPVLGPQTVDGAGDAVRTLTEGFTTWYLWGAAGMVLVALLGSALTAWARLVLALRKARGADRQPVHWDDHAGPIGRMTTIAVAASVLLWGGAGVAALHGTTTGLGSITSVTDLVGATQVSPSPAGPPVTGVTGAVIGDSRAARVGGDVRQRPDGTVDPDDDACARSIDSTAAQLSLLRGEDVLNLACAGASVAAGLRGPQARAGVTVPPQVGRLKQVQGLQWVVVEIGPNDLAWSDFLLYCYGLPTCDDRLSDGEFESRLATFARDVGALFTDLDSLPGRPRVVVTLSYDPFPGRFDASCPDMRGPAGAPGLDQAKIDLLAERNRRLNDVLADGAARFGFTTAAPNLTPLCAPSSDGMGPDVQGLDRPDPFHPTAVGSLRLAASAAGALAVSRETQPGDGD; encoded by the coding sequence ATGCCCGAGCGCCGCTCGCTCCCGGTCCGGGTCCGCGCGCTGCTGCGCGAGGCCCGGTCGCTCCCCACGATCCTGCTGCTGGCACTGATCGCGGTCGTCGGCGTCCCCCTGGTGATCATGGTGACGCCGGAGAAGCACGTCGAGGTGTTCGGGCAGGACGTCGGCGTCGGGGCCCGCGTCCCCCCGCTGTCGCTGTCCGGCCCCGCGCAGATCGTCCAGCTCGGCAACGCCGAGTTCGACCTGACCCGCGTCGAGGTCTACGGCCCGATCCGCCCGCGGCTGTCGATCGGCCCGCTGAAGCGCCCGGCCGACAACGGACCGGTGCTCGGGCCGCAGACGGTCGACGGCGCCGGGGACGCCGTCCGCACTCTCACCGAGGGCTTCACCACCTGGTACCTGTGGGGCGCGGCCGGGATGGTGCTGGTCGCGCTGCTGGGCAGCGCGCTGACGGCCTGGGCACGGCTGGTGCTCGCGTTGCGGAAGGCCCGGGGCGCCGACCGGCAGCCGGTGCACTGGGACGACCACGCCGGCCCGATCGGCCGGATGACGACGATCGCGGTCGCCGCGTCGGTGCTGCTCTGGGGCGGTGCCGGGGTCGCCGCCCTGCACGGCACGACGACCGGGCTCGGCTCGATCACCTCGGTCACCGACCTCGTCGGGGCGACACAGGTCAGCCCGTCCCCCGCCGGGCCGCCGGTCACCGGGGTGACCGGCGCCGTCATCGGGGACTCGCGGGCCGCCCGGGTCGGCGGCGACGTCCGGCAGCGGCCCGACGGGACCGTCGACCCCGACGACGACGCGTGCGCCCGCAGCATCGACTCCACCGCCGCCCAGCTGTCGCTGCTGCGCGGCGAGGACGTCCTCAACCTGGCCTGTGCCGGGGCCAGCGTGGCGGCCGGGCTGCGCGGACCGCAGGCGCGCGCGGGCGTCACCGTGCCGCCGCAGGTCGGACGGCTCAAGCAGGTCCAGGGGCTGCAGTGGGTGGTCGTCGAGATCGGCCCGAACGACCTGGCCTGGTCGGACTTCCTGCTGTACTGCTACGGCCTCCCCACCTGCGACGACCGTCTCTCCGACGGCGAGTTCGAGTCCCGGCTGGCGACGTTCGCGCGTGACGTCGGGGCCCTGTTCACCGACCTCGACTCGCTGCCCGGACGGCCGCGGGTCGTCGTCACACTGTCCTACGACCCGTTCCCGGGCCGGTTCGACGCCTCGTGCCCGGACATGCGCGGCCCGGCCGGGGCACCCGGCCTCGACCAGGCCAAGATCGACCTGCTGGCCGAGCGGAACCGGCGGCTCAACGACGTCCTCGCCGACGGTGCGGCCCGTTTCGGGTTCACCACGGCGGCTCCGAACCTGACCCCGCTGTGCGCGCCGTCGAGCGACGGGATGGGTCCCGACGTGCAGGGCCTAGACCGGCCCGATCCCTTCCACCCGACGGCGGTCGGGTCGCTGCGGCTGGCGGCCTCGGCCGCCGGGGCGCTCGCGGTGTCCCGCGAGACGCAGCCGGGTGACGGCGACTGA
- a CDS encoding DUF309 domain-containing protein, giving the protein MTRSRDRDDQGRARNARPRDAAGRPLPHGTAGVERVPEDLVLPPDEAVAEAQRLLDEGLPFQAHEILEGTWKDAGDATRDLWRALAQLAVGLTHAQRGNARGAVSLLRRGAEGIRLWRVMGMPAPAALDLDGVTAHADALADDIERDGAAAVDEARLRPHLRDRAVG; this is encoded by the coding sequence ATGACGCGTTCCCGTGACCGCGACGACCAGGGCCGGGCCCGCAACGCCCGCCCCCGCGACGCCGCCGGTCGCCCGCTCCCGCACGGGACGGCCGGCGTCGAACGGGTCCCGGAGGACCTGGTGCTCCCGCCGGACGAGGCCGTCGCCGAGGCCCAGAGGCTGCTCGACGAGGGACTGCCCTTCCAGGCCCACGAGATCCTGGAGGGCACCTGGAAGGACGCCGGCGACGCGACCCGCGACCTCTGGCGGGCGCTGGCCCAGCTCGCCGTCGGGCTGACCCACGCCCAGCGCGGCAACGCCCGCGGTGCGGTCTCGCTGCTACGGCGCGGCGCCGAGGGCATCCGGCTGTGGCGGGTGATGGGGATGCCCGCGCCGGCCGCGCTGGACCTGGACGGCGTCACCGCGCACGCCGACGCGCTGGCCGACGACATCGAGCGGGACGGTGCGGCCGCCGTCGACGAGGCCCGGCTGCGGCCGCACCTGCGCGACCGGGCGGTGGGCTGA
- a CDS encoding TIGR03854 family LLM class F420-dependent oxidoreductase: protein MVTSPHGKVRIGVGLVGARSLPELGPEFDELVDALDKSAVDSLWLADLASKSVIDPLVGSTWAAARTRRLKVGTGVTVLPGRNPMLLAAELASLATLAPKRILPVFGIRAASPEDRQLHPVPGRLPAVFEESLVVLRRLLTEESVTHHGDFFTLDDATVLPRPPQPLDLWLGGRADAGLRRAGRFADGWLASFLTPAETARGRSVVENAARDAGRRIDDDHYGTNIWLAEPGTDVDAALERAAFQRPDTDPRELVGVGWEGTAELIRRHVDSGMTKFVVRPSAPIDDWFAYLDRFSAELGPLESG from the coding sequence GTGGTCACCTCCCCGCACGGCAAGGTCCGGATCGGCGTCGGCCTGGTGGGGGCCCGCAGCCTCCCCGAGCTGGGCCCGGAGTTCGACGAGCTCGTCGACGCCCTCGACAAGTCCGCCGTGGACTCGTTGTGGCTGGCCGACCTGGCCTCGAAGTCGGTGATCGACCCGCTGGTGGGGAGCACCTGGGCCGCGGCGCGGACGCGACGGCTCAAGGTCGGCACCGGCGTCACGGTGCTGCCGGGGCGCAACCCGATGCTCCTCGCCGCCGAGCTGGCGTCGCTCGCGACGCTCGCACCGAAGCGGATCCTGCCGGTGTTCGGGATCCGCGCGGCGTCCCCGGAGGACCGCCAGCTGCATCCCGTCCCGGGCCGGCTGCCCGCGGTCTTCGAGGAGTCGCTCGTCGTGCTCCGCCGGTTGCTCACCGAGGAGTCGGTGACCCATCACGGCGACTTCTTCACCCTGGACGACGCGACGGTCCTCCCCCGCCCGCCGCAGCCGCTCGACCTGTGGCTCGGCGGCCGTGCCGACGCCGGCCTGCGCCGCGCCGGCCGGTTCGCCGACGGCTGGCTCGCCAGCTTCCTCACCCCGGCCGAGACGGCCCGCGGCCGGTCCGTCGTGGAGAACGCCGCCCGCGACGCCGGCCGCAGGATCGACGACGACCACTACGGCACCAACATCTGGCTCGCCGAGCCCGGCACCGACGTCGACGCCGCCCTCGAGCGGGCGGCGTTCCAGCGCCCCGACACCGATCCCCGGGAGCTCGTCGGCGTCGGCTGGGAGGGCACCGCCGAGCTGATCCGCAGGCACGTCGACAGCGGGATGACCAAGTTCGTCGTGCGTCCCTCCGCCCCGATCGACGACTGGTTCGCCTACCTCGACCGCTTCAGCGCCGAGCTCGGGCCGCTCGAGTCGGGCTGA
- a CDS encoding TIGR03086 family metal-binding protein: MPTDLTPTARAVAAVVAGIGDDQLQRPTPCDDMVVAALLDHLHGLAWAFRVAAEKSPEAAGTAPSADAAHLATDWRTAIPARLDALAAAWRDPDAWTGTTAAGGLELPGEIAGTVALDELVLHGWDLAVATGQDFTPDGDAVAVVLGFTESMSAPGGEESRAGLFGPVVAVPADAPAFERALGFSGRDPRWSS, encoded by the coding sequence GTGCCGACCGATCTCACCCCCACCGCCCGCGCCGTGGCCGCCGTCGTCGCCGGGATCGGGGACGACCAGCTGCAACGACCCACCCCGTGCGACGACATGGTCGTCGCCGCGCTCCTCGACCACCTGCACGGCCTGGCGTGGGCGTTCCGCGTCGCCGCCGAGAAGTCGCCCGAGGCAGCCGGCACCGCCCCGAGCGCGGACGCGGCGCACCTCGCCACCGACTGGCGGACGGCGATCCCGGCCCGGCTCGACGCACTCGCCGCCGCCTGGCGCGACCCGGACGCCTGGACCGGCACGACCGCCGCCGGCGGTCTGGAGCTGCCCGGCGAGATCGCCGGGACCGTCGCGCTCGACGAGCTGGTGCTGCACGGCTGGGACCTCGCCGTCGCCACCGGGCAGGACTTCACGCCGGACGGTGACGCCGTGGCCGTCGTCCTCGGTTTCACCGAGTCGATGTCCGCACCGGGCGGGGAGGAGTCGCGCGCGGGGCTGTTCGGGCCGGTCGTCGCGGTCCCGGCGGACGCGCCGGCGTTCGAGCGGGCACTCGGGTTCAGCGGACGTGATCCGCGCTGGAGCTCGTGA
- a CDS encoding DUF3817 domain-containing protein, translating to MNDPAIVARAFRVVAIAEALSWTGLLIGMFVKWVLGTSEIGVQAFGPIHGALFVAYVVVTLWTARLFRWDLRTTIVGLLASIPPLTTIWFERHAARTGRLGAVTGRAIAG from the coding sequence ATGAACGACCCCGCCATCGTCGCCCGCGCGTTCCGGGTGGTCGCGATCGCCGAGGCCCTGTCCTGGACCGGGCTGCTGATCGGGATGTTCGTGAAGTGGGTGCTGGGCACGAGCGAGATCGGGGTGCAGGCCTTCGGGCCGATCCACGGCGCGCTGTTCGTCGCCTACGTGGTCGTCACGCTCTGGACGGCGCGGCTGTTCCGGTGGGACCTGCGGACGACGATCGTCGGGCTGCTCGCCAGCATCCCGCCCCTGACGACGATCTGGTTCGAGCGGCACGCCGCGCGGACCGGACGTCTCGGTGCGGTCACCGGACGCGCGATCGCCGGTTGA
- a CDS encoding helix-turn-helix transcriptional regulator, producing the protein MGRVTADVHSDVAAARRRAGLTQKRLGELVGVSRQTVVEIEAGGYNPSTAVALRMAVVLETPVGELFALADGEVADLRARRDDE; encoded by the coding sequence ATGGGTCGCGTGACCGCCGATGTGCACTCGGACGTCGCCGCCGCACGGCGACGGGCGGGCCTGACCCAGAAGCGACTGGGCGAGCTGGTCGGGGTGAGCCGGCAGACCGTCGTCGAGATCGAGGCGGGCGGGTACAACCCGTCCACCGCGGTCGCGCTGCGGATGGCGGTCGTGCTGGAGACGCCCGTCGGGGAGCTGTTCGCGCTCGCCGACGGAGAGGTCGCCGATCTCCGTGCCCGCCGGGACGACGAGTGA
- a CDS encoding SWIM zinc finger family protein, translated as MSDRPFWASDEYTGGRPIRVEGGIRIHGAKGPVARTWWSARFIAVLEQLGVGGRLSRGKTYARSGQIVSVDVDAGAVVALVQGTRPQPYRVRIGLRVWDKPEWRRVEEALAGDAWYAAALLAGTVPPEIEELLDGLGLSLFPAAGTDLSQDCSCPDATVPCKHLAAVFYVLAERCDTDPFTLLTLRGRDRTALLERLREERDRAAGAAAPSGPAALADLLDGFWTAPAGGAAPPSPPETDPDAVLDQVPEPSLRAGRERLTDVLRPVYRAMTRPEA; from the coding sequence ATGAGTGACCGGCCGTTCTGGGCGTCCGACGAGTACACCGGCGGCCGCCCCATCCGGGTCGAGGGCGGCATCCGGATCCACGGTGCAAAGGGCCCGGTGGCCCGCACCTGGTGGTCGGCCCGGTTCATCGCGGTGCTGGAGCAGCTCGGCGTCGGCGGGCGGTTGAGCCGCGGGAAGACCTACGCCCGGTCCGGGCAGATCGTGTCGGTCGACGTCGACGCCGGCGCGGTCGTCGCGCTGGTACAGGGCACCCGGCCGCAGCCGTACCGGGTCCGGATCGGGCTGCGGGTCTGGGACAAGCCGGAGTGGCGCCGGGTGGAGGAGGCCCTCGCCGGCGACGCCTGGTACGCGGCGGCACTGCTCGCCGGGACGGTGCCGCCCGAGATCGAGGAGCTGCTCGACGGGCTCGGCCTGTCGCTGTTCCCGGCGGCGGGCACCGACCTGTCCCAGGACTGCTCCTGCCCCGACGCGACGGTGCCCTGCAAGCACCTGGCCGCCGTGTTCTACGTACTGGCCGAGCGGTGCGACACCGATCCCTTCACCCTGCTCACGCTGCGCGGCCGCGACCGCACCGCGCTGCTGGAACGGCTGCGCGAGGAGCGTGACCGGGCCGCGGGGGCGGCCGCGCCGTCCGGGCCCGCGGCACTCGCGGACCTGCTCGACGGCTTCTGGACGGCCCCGGCCGGGGGCGCCGCTCCCCCGAGTCCGCCGGAGACCGACCCGGACGCCGTGCTCGACCAGGTGCCCGAGCCGTCGTTGCGGGCCGGCCGGGAGCGGCTGACCGACGTGCTGCGACCGGTCTACCGGGCCATGACCCGCCCGGAGGCGTGA
- a CDS encoding DEAD/DEAH box helicase, with product MLVVHALHSPGRGVLLWAEDGERPARSDRRSLRTARPHPFAVPADELAAVHPGKPASVTLLLPSHGSGPQDSPGLVRERPRAAARSAPALAPWTVPAVLVDPSELTDPYPDVRYGEGFTHLAELVRFADELASRGRVLPVVVSEAGRPAARWRPVVQGLDAVARTGLVRRLPPVARAEQRRPGDVAGRDPDEVVDAALARFTDAAVRERLGRAAGMPVPLPARPDAAAGLLHALTGPSPEIPVTGDGLSALREALTAWDDVGREQPGAGTALFRLTEVSSMHDPADPGPDPLDQTGDGTRWELRFALQSTEDPSLQLEAGEVWSGGADQLVDGAQDVLLAELGRAAQVLPDLVRALRDARPTALPLDVAGAHRFLTRDAAALLAAGFGVALPRGWDGQRALGLKLSASSAPAPGAVTRGGLGRDELAHFRWSLAVGDDELGEDEIAALVAAKAPLVRLRGRWVAVDADALARGLDFLRRSRDRTPTVPDVLAAARGDVDAPLPVTDVTARGRLGALLDGTADRELEPLGAPPGFTATLRPYQERGVAWLAFLSTLGLGACLADDMGLGKTVQLLALEAHDRAAGATAPTLIVCPMSMVGTWQREAGRFAPDLRVHAHHGPSRPRGDALHEVLDGVDLVVTTYATATRDAEDLRSWRFHRLVLDEAQMIKNSHAAASRTARSLDAAHRIALTGTPMENRLAELWSVMDFLNPGILGSPEVFRQRFAVPVERHGDAGAARTLRRITRPYLLRRVKTDPLVIDDLPEKIEIVQDHRLTREQASLYRTVVDDMMEKIEGSDGIERRGNVLAAMSKLKQVCNHPAQLLHDGSPIHRAGGAHRSGKVARLEEILESVLAAGDKVLLFTQYTEFAAMLRPHLSARFDTEVLYLHGGTPKKRRDEMVARFQGDGGPSVFLLSLKAGGTGLTLTAANHVIHLDRWWNPAVEDQATDRAFRIGQKRSVQVRKFVCPGTVEERIDTLVASKRSLSDLVVTDGEDWLTSLSVTELREVFALGSDAVADDAGENDE from the coding sequence GTGCTGGTCGTCCACGCTCTCCACTCCCCCGGCCGGGGCGTCCTGCTCTGGGCCGAGGACGGGGAGCGCCCGGCCCGGTCCGACCGCCGCTCGCTGCGGACGGCGCGTCCGCACCCGTTCGCGGTGCCCGCGGACGAGCTGGCGGCCGTCCACCCGGGCAAGCCCGCGTCGGTGACGCTGCTGCTGCCGTCGCACGGCTCGGGCCCGCAGGACTCGCCAGGGCTGGTGCGCGAGCGGCCGCGGGCGGCGGCCCGCAGCGCACCGGCACTCGCCCCGTGGACGGTGCCCGCGGTGCTGGTCGACCCCTCGGAGCTGACCGACCCGTATCCCGACGTGCGGTACGGCGAGGGCTTCACGCACCTCGCCGAGCTGGTCCGGTTCGCCGACGAGCTGGCCTCCCGCGGCCGCGTGCTGCCCGTCGTGGTCAGCGAGGCCGGGCGGCCCGCCGCCCGGTGGCGGCCGGTCGTGCAGGGGCTCGACGCCGTCGCCCGCACCGGGCTGGTCCGCAGGCTGCCGCCGGTGGCCCGTGCCGAGCAGCGGCGCCCCGGCGACGTCGCAGGCCGGGACCCGGACGAGGTGGTCGACGCCGCGCTCGCCCGGTTCACCGACGCCGCGGTCCGCGAGCGGCTGGGCCGCGCGGCGGGGATGCCGGTGCCGCTCCCGGCCCGGCCCGACGCGGCCGCGGGGCTCCTGCACGCCCTGACGGGGCCGTCGCCGGAGATCCCGGTGACCGGCGACGGTCTGTCGGCCCTGCGCGAGGCCCTCACCGCGTGGGACGACGTCGGCCGCGAGCAACCCGGCGCGGGCACGGCGCTGTTCCGGCTGACCGAGGTCTCGTCGATGCACGACCCGGCCGATCCCGGACCGGACCCGCTGGACCAGACCGGCGACGGGACCCGGTGGGAGCTGCGGTTCGCCCTGCAGTCCACGGAGGATCCGAGCCTGCAGCTGGAGGCCGGTGAGGTCTGGTCCGGCGGGGCGGACCAGCTGGTCGACGGCGCACAGGACGTGCTGCTCGCCGAGCTGGGCCGTGCCGCACAGGTGCTGCCCGACCTCGTCCGGGCGCTCCGCGACGCCCGCCCCACCGCCCTGCCGCTCGACGTCGCCGGGGCGCACCGCTTCCTGACCCGCGACGCGGCGGCCCTGCTCGCGGCCGGGTTCGGGGTGGCGCTGCCGCGTGGGTGGGACGGGCAGCGCGCGCTCGGGCTGAAGCTGTCGGCGTCCTCGGCGCCGGCCCCGGGTGCGGTGACCCGCGGCGGGCTCGGCCGCGACGAGCTCGCGCACTTCCGCTGGTCGCTCGCCGTCGGCGACGACGAGCTGGGCGAGGACGAGATCGCCGCGCTCGTCGCGGCGAAGGCGCCGCTGGTGCGGCTGCGGGGGCGCTGGGTCGCCGTCGACGCCGACGCGCTGGCCCGCGGGCTGGACTTCCTGCGCCGCTCGCGGGACCGCACCCCGACCGTGCCGGACGTGCTGGCCGCGGCCCGGGGCGACGTCGACGCGCCGCTGCCCGTCACCGACGTCACCGCCCGGGGGCGGCTGGGCGCCCTGCTCGACGGCACCGCGGACCGCGAGCTGGAGCCGCTGGGCGCACCACCCGGGTTCACCGCGACCCTGCGGCCCTACCAGGAGCGGGGCGTGGCGTGGCTGGCGTTCCTGTCCACGCTGGGCCTGGGCGCCTGCCTCGCCGACGACATGGGACTCGGGAAGACGGTGCAGCTCCTCGCGCTGGAGGCGCACGACCGCGCGGCGGGGGCGACGGCGCCGACGTTGATCGTCTGTCCGATGTCGATGGTCGGGACGTGGCAGCGGGAGGCCGGGCGGTTCGCGCCGGACCTGCGGGTGCACGCCCACCACGGTCCGTCCCGCCCGCGCGGCGACGCCCTCCACGAGGTACTCGACGGGGTGGACCTGGTCGTCACCACCTACGCGACCGCGACCCGCGACGCCGAGGACCTGCGGTCCTGGCGGTTCCACCGGCTCGTGCTCGACGAGGCCCAGATGATCAAGAACTCGCACGCTGCGGCCTCGCGGACCGCGCGGTCGCTCGACGCCGCGCACCGGATCGCGCTCACCGGCACGCCGATGGAGAACCGGCTGGCCGAGCTCTGGTCGGTGATGGACTTCCTCAATCCCGGGATCCTCGGCTCCCCCGAGGTGTTCCGGCAGCGGTTCGCCGTCCCGGTCGAGCGCCACGGCGACGCCGGGGCCGCCCGCACGCTGCGCCGGATCACCCGGCCGTACCTGCTCCGCCGGGTCAAGACCGACCCACTGGTGATCGACGACCTGCCGGAGAAGATCGAGATCGTGCAGGACCACCGGCTCACCCGTGAGCAGGCGTCGCTGTACCGGACCGTCGTCGACGACATGATGGAGAAGATCGAGGGCAGCGACGGCATCGAGCGCCGCGGCAACGTCCTGGCCGCGATGAGCAAGCTCAAGCAGGTCTGCAACCACCCCGCCCAGCTGCTGCACGACGGCTCCCCGATCCACCGGGCCGGGGGCGCGCACCGCTCCGGCAAGGTCGCCCGGCTGGAGGAGATCCTCGAGTCGGTGCTGGCCGCCGGGGACAAGGTGCTGCTGTTCACCCAGTACACCGAGTTCGCCGCCATGCTGCGGCCGCACCTGTCGGCGCGGTTCGACACCGAGGTGCTCTACCTGCACGGCGGCACCCCGAAGAAGCGTCGCGACGAGATGGTGGCCCGGTTCCAGGGCGACGGCGGCCCGTCGGTGTTCCTGCTGTCGCTCAAGGCGGGCGGCACCGGGCTCACGCTGACCGCGGCCAACCACGTGATCCACCTCGACCGCTGGTGGAACCCCGCCGTGGAGGACCAGGCGACCGACCGCGCGTTCCGGATCGGGCAGAAGCGCTCGGTGCAGGTCCGGAAGTTCGTCTGCCCGGGCACCGTGGAGGAGCGGATCGACACCCTGGTGGCATCGAAGCGGTCGCTGTCGGACCTCGTCGTGACCGACGGGGAGGACTGGCTGACGTCGCTGTCGGTCACCGAGCTGCGTGAGGTGTTCGCGCTCGGCTCGGACGCCGTCGCCGACGACGCGGGGGAGAACGATGAGTGA